The following proteins are encoded in a genomic region of Streptomyces gobiensis:
- a CDS encoding N-acetyltransferase — MTISVTPVRGRSDTTAFIRLPYSLYRADPHWVAPLERERRDFLNPRRNPFYGLGTVQLFLARRGGMVVGRIAAIVDPRFQDRHDPKCGQFGLFESVDDAEVAAALYGAAADWLGERGLSRMLGPLSFSTNDECGVLVEGFDSPPTTLMPHNPPYYSRLFTDCGFAEAKDLLSWRITMPPDGEPPAAILRAAERALGAPGVRVRPLDPQRFDADMAAVKEIYNDAWAENYASVPMSDSEFAYCVRRLKPILKPELLQIVEVYGEPAAYTLWLPDTNQALCAARGRLTSYGLPIALVRITRAGRRINRTRAVTSGIKEEHRLRGLMAVLLTETQRAAFRLGYTETELSWILADNHHANRYAQAFGGSHFRTHRLYERDLGGLR; from the coding sequence ATGACCATCAGCGTCACACCCGTACGAGGCCGCTCCGATACGACGGCCTTCATCCGGCTGCCCTACTCCCTCTACCGGGCGGACCCGCACTGGGTGGCCCCGCTGGAGCGTGAGCGCCGCGACTTCCTCAACCCGCGCCGTAACCCCTTCTACGGCCTGGGCACGGTCCAGCTCTTCCTCGCCCGGCGCGGTGGCATGGTCGTCGGCCGGATCGCCGCCATCGTCGATCCCCGCTTCCAGGACCGGCATGACCCCAAGTGCGGTCAGTTCGGCCTCTTCGAAAGCGTCGATGACGCCGAGGTCGCGGCGGCTCTCTACGGCGCGGCGGCCGACTGGCTGGGCGAGCGCGGCCTCAGCAGGATGCTCGGTCCGCTCAGCTTCTCCACCAACGACGAGTGCGGGGTGCTCGTGGAGGGCTTCGACAGCCCGCCCACCACACTGATGCCGCACAACCCCCCGTACTACAGTCGGCTCTTCACCGACTGCGGGTTCGCCGAGGCCAAGGATCTGCTCTCCTGGCGGATTACGATGCCTCCCGACGGCGAGCCACCCGCCGCCATCCTGCGTGCCGCGGAGCGCGCCCTGGGCGCCCCGGGGGTCCGTGTCCGCCCGCTCGATCCACAGCGCTTCGACGCGGATATGGCGGCCGTCAAGGAGATCTACAACGACGCCTGGGCGGAGAACTACGCATCCGTCCCCATGTCGGACAGCGAATTCGCTTACTGCGTACGGCGGTTGAAGCCCATCCTGAAGCCAGAGCTGCTACAGATCGTGGAGGTGTATGGCGAGCCCGCCGCGTACACGCTGTGGCTTCCCGACACCAACCAGGCCCTGTGCGCCGCCCGTGGCCGTCTCACCAGCTACGGCCTGCCCATTGCCCTCGTCCGCATCACCCGGGCGGGCCGCCGGATCAACCGCACTCGGGCTGTCACCTCCGGGATCAAGGAGGAGCACCGGCTACGCGGTCTGATGGCCGTCCTGCTCACCGAGACCCAGCGCGCCGCGTTCCGGCTCGGCTATACCGAGACCGAGCTCTCCTGGATTCTGGCGGACAACCATCACGCCAACCGCTATGCGCAGGCGTTCGGCGGCAGCCACTTCCGCACGCACCGTCTCTACGAACGCGACCTCGGCGGTCTGCGGTGA
- a CDS encoding condensation domain-containing protein → MRRRLSPTERLVWAASEVLPVNIAVISRVRGRTTPNLLRAALAAARRRHPLLGVRIADPGRWQAWLTTEAVPDPELRVIKASTPDCWRHAVEEELSRPFQASTGPLSRFVMVDAGDSFDLIGVYHHLVADGISGCFVLRDLLRWLTDPTSADMTPVVAAPADDLLPDCRARLTDLVKAARMVRGGGRPTAPQGPLTFACWSLDARETAALLSRCRSEGSSLQAALCAAFARAFTDLGCPATASITVPVDLRRILTPAAGEAVGLYASAFRLRVNGNDQYDFWDTARSVRADIQRHLRPEELISLIRGWRLLPFLSRRTMGALLRRSETKRSLCDFSISNMRPPIAVDYGALRVTGLYGAGHTSLSGTPLVALFGIDGQLFFGVTSKSGAYAQELCDRATLHLGNAVSATPAPGTPGLPVS, encoded by the coding sequence ATGCGCCGACGACTGTCACCCACCGAGCGTCTTGTCTGGGCGGCGAGCGAGGTGCTCCCCGTCAACATCGCTGTCATCAGCCGGGTGCGCGGGCGGACAACCCCCAACCTCCTGCGGGCTGCCCTGGCCGCTGCCCGTCGGCGCCACCCGTTGCTGGGCGTCCGCATCGCGGACCCTGGCCGCTGGCAGGCATGGCTCACCACGGAGGCGGTGCCCGATCCGGAACTACGGGTCATCAAGGCCAGCACACCGGACTGCTGGAGACACGCCGTCGAGGAGGAACTCAGTCGTCCCTTCCAGGCCAGCACCGGCCCCCTGTCCCGTTTCGTCATGGTCGACGCCGGGGACTCCTTCGATCTCATCGGGGTCTACCACCATCTTGTGGCCGATGGCATCTCCGGTTGCTTTGTGCTGCGTGATCTCTTGCGATGGCTCACCGACCCGACGAGCGCCGATATGACGCCTGTCGTCGCCGCGCCCGCCGATGACCTCCTGCCCGACTGCCGCGCTCGCCTCACCGATCTGGTCAAAGCGGCCCGCATGGTACGTGGCGGCGGCCGTCCAACTGCCCCGCAAGGCCCGCTCACCTTCGCCTGCTGGTCCCTCGACGCCCGCGAGACGGCGGCTCTCCTCAGCCGCTGCCGCTCCGAGGGGAGCAGCCTCCAAGCCGCCCTCTGTGCCGCCTTCGCCCGGGCTTTCACGGATCTCGGCTGCCCCGCTACCGCCAGCATCACGGTGCCGGTGGACCTGCGGCGGATTCTGACTCCAGCGGCGGGCGAAGCGGTGGGTCTCTACGCGAGCGCTTTCCGACTACGGGTCAACGGCAACGACCAGTACGACTTCTGGGATACCGCCCGCAGCGTCAGAGCCGATATCCAGCGCCATCTCCGCCCCGAAGAACTCATCTCCTTGATCCGTGGCTGGCGCCTGCTCCCCTTCCTCTCCCGCAGAACCATGGGAGCACTGCTGCGGCGCAGCGAGACCAAACGGTCCCTCTGTGACTTCTCCATCAGCAATATGCGCCCACCCATCGCCGTCGACTATGGAGCCCTGCGCGTTACCGGTCTGTACGGCGCTGGCCACACCAGCTTGTCCGGCACTCCCCTGGTCGCCCTCTTCGGGATCGATGGCCAGCTCTTCTTCGGCGTCACCTCGAAGTCCGGCGCCTACGCCCAAGAGCTCTGTGACCGTGCCACGCTTCACCTCGGGAACGCGGTCTCCGCTACTCCCGCCCCCGGCACGCCGGGCTTGCCTGTCTCCTGA
- a CDS encoding helix-turn-helix transcriptional regulator has translation MTDRRLWSYKEIAAHIRVQPDTVRSYRKHGLLPAPDLVEGGKPYWFADTVREWVARRPGHGGRQKA, from the coding sequence ATGACCGACCGACGCCTTTGGTCATACAAGGAAATCGCCGCGCACATCCGGGTCCAGCCGGACACCGTGCGCTCGTACCGCAAACACGGCCTGCTGCCGGCGCCCGATCTGGTGGAGGGAGGAAAGCCCTACTGGTTCGCGGACACGGTCCGCGAGTGGGTCGCCCGCCGACCGGGCCACGGCGGCAGGCAGAAGGCATAG
- a CDS encoding NAD-dependent epimerase/dehydratase family protein, translating to MRYLITGATGFIGRRLVHHLVEHGHDVTALVRRELRLPGVRLTYGDLATGAGLDAAVQDAEHVIHLAGVTKAPSSAGYAEVNTEGTRRLCTALARLPRPPRLVYCSSLAAVGPGRQRRADEEPTPVSAYGRSKLGGEHALREIADRVPGVIVRPPIVYGPGDHGFLPHLVTAVRTGFLPAVGRPGPRHYSLIHVDDLCRALLAAAGSGAPGAVYHVSDGTEHRWDHIGATVATTLGRRPPRVVHIPVPLARAAARTVGMFGTYAFNRDKVNEARQPAWTCVNGSSVGQLRFAPAVSLADGLTTALAPYTRP from the coding sequence GTGAGATACCTCATCACCGGTGCCACCGGCTTCATCGGGCGTCGGCTCGTCCACCACCTCGTCGAGCACGGGCATGATGTGACCGCCCTCGTCCGGCGCGAGCTTCGCCTCCCCGGGGTGCGGCTTACGTACGGCGACCTCGCCACCGGCGCCGGACTGGACGCCGCCGTCCAGGACGCCGAGCACGTCATTCACCTCGCCGGAGTCACCAAGGCACCCAGCTCGGCTGGGTACGCCGAGGTCAATACGGAGGGCACCCGGCGGCTCTGCACCGCCCTCGCCCGTCTCCCGCGACCGCCCCGGCTCGTCTACTGCTCCTCCCTCGCCGCCGTCGGCCCCGGACGGCAACGCCGCGCCGACGAGGAACCCACCCCGGTCTCCGCGTACGGCCGCAGCAAACTCGGCGGCGAGCATGCCCTGCGGGAAATCGCCGACCGAGTGCCCGGCGTCATCGTCCGGCCGCCCATCGTCTACGGCCCCGGGGATCACGGATTCCTGCCCCACCTGGTGACTGCGGTCCGCACCGGATTCCTCCCCGCTGTCGGCCGCCCCGGGCCACGCCACTACTCCCTTATCCACGTCGACGACCTGTGCCGCGCCCTGCTCGCCGCCGCCGGCTCCGGCGCACCGGGCGCGGTCTACCACGTCAGCGACGGCACCGAGCACCGCTGGGACCACATCGGCGCCACCGTCGCCACCACCCTCGGCCGTCGCCCGCCCAGGGTCGTGCACATCCCCGTGCCACTGGCCAGGGCAGCCGCACGGACAGTGGGAATGTTCGGCACGTACGCCTTCAACCGCGACAAGGTCAATGAAGCCCGGCAACCCGCCTGGACGTGCGTCAACGGAAGCAGCGTCGGCCAGCTGCGCTTCGCCCCGGCAGTGTCGCTGGCCGATGGGCTGACCACCGCTCTGGCCCCGTATACGCGACCGTAG
- a CDS encoding heavy-metal-associated domain-containing protein, whose amino-acid sequence MRHPGEVMSTEQSNVTTTYKVTGMSCGHCEGAISSELSGLDGVTEVRAVAATGLVTVVSTAELDDETVRAAVDEAGYELVGRA is encoded by the coding sequence ATGCGGCACCCTGGAGAAGTTATGAGTACCGAGCAGTCCAACGTCACCACCACCTACAAGGTCACCGGCATGAGCTGCGGCCACTGCGAGGGTGCGATCTCCTCGGAGCTTTCGGGCCTGGACGGTGTCACCGAGGTGCGAGCCGTCGCCGCGACCGGCCTGGTGACCGTCGTGTCCACGGCCGAGCTCGATGACGAGACCGTACGCGCCGCCGTCGACGAGGCTGGCTACGAGCTCGTCGGGCGGGCCTGA